The following are from one region of the Vitis riparia cultivar Riparia Gloire de Montpellier isolate 1030 chromosome 9, EGFV_Vit.rip_1.0, whole genome shotgun sequence genome:
- the LOC117922281 gene encoding metal tolerance protein C4-like isoform X1, with amino-acid sequence MQRSINKKIGSCLLRFTPNPSPALLTRHHYSHFPLSRLLTLSQFLHSSPSFNHSLQQPSSYCKFPENGALFFAPRPILRNFLCSCGTSLDSNRHYINRNFFTRAKEVKNIEINDQHSQRAVRTALWCNFLVFSLKFGVWLTTSSHVMLAEVVHSAADFANQALLAYGLSSSRRAPDAIHPYGYSKERFVWSLISAVGIFCLGSGATIVHGVQNLWTSHPPANIQYAALVIGGSFLIEGASLVVAIHAVKKGAAAEGMKVRDYVWRGHDPTSVAVMTEDGAAVTGLIIAGASLVAVNTTGNPIYDPIGSIVVGNLLGMVAIFLIQRNRHALIGRAIDAHDMEKVLNLLKNDPVVDALYDCKSEVIGPGFFRFKAEIDFNGVVVVQNYLKRTGRETWARQFRDAAKEEDDSALLRMMSNYGEEVVTALGSEVDRLEKEIQELVPGIRHVDIEAHNPTGPSP; translated from the exons ATGCAGAGAAGTATCAACAAGAAGATAGGCTCTTGCCTTCTTCGATTCACGCCTAACCCATCTCCAGCTCTCCTCACGCGCCACCACTACTCCCATTTCCCCCTCTCTCGCCTCCTCACTCTCTCCCAATTCCTACATTCCTCTCCATCCTTCAACCACAGCCTTCAACAACCCAGCTCTTACTGTAAATTCCCAGAAAATGGAGCCCTTTTTTTCGCTCCAAGGCCCATATTGCGGAATTTTCTGTGCAGTTGTGGAACCTCCTTAGATTCTAATCGCCACTATATCAATCGTa ATTTTTTTACTAGAGCCAAGGAAGTTAAGAACATTGAAATCAATGATCAGCACAG CCAACGAGCAGTCAGAACTGCATTATGGTGTAACTTCCTCGTCTTTTCTCTCAAGTTTGGGGTCTGGTTAACAACCTCTAGCCATGTTATGTTGGCTGAAGTTGTGCACTCAGCCGCAGATTTTGCAAATCAG GCTCTTCTTGCATATGGTCTGAGTAGCTCAAGGCGTGCTCCAGATGCTATCCACCC TTATGGCTATTCAAAGGAAAGATTCGTTTGGTCTCTGATTTCTGCTGTTGGTATATTTTGTCTTGGTTCTGGTGCTACAATTGTTCACGGAGTACAAAATTTGTGGACTTCACAT CCTCCTGCAAATATTCAGTATGCGGCTTTGGTTATTGGTGGTTCATTCCTCATTGAAG GTGCTTCTCTTGTAGTAGCCATACATGCTGTCAAGAAAGGGGCAGCTGCAGAGGGAATGAAGGTGAGAGATTATGTTTGGCGTGGTCATGATCCTACATCTGTTGCAGTCATGACAGAG gATGGTGCTGCAGTTACTGGTCTTATTATTGCAGGAGCATCACTAGTTGCTGTAAATACGACTGGAAATCCAATTTATGATCCAATAGGTTCAATTGTGGTTGGTAATTTACTTGGAATG GTAGCTATATTTCTCATCCAGAGGAATCGGCATGCATTGATTGGTAGAGCAATTGATGCTCATGATATGGAAAAGGTTCTTAATTTGTTGAAAAATGATCCG gtAGTTGATGCTCTATATGATTGTAAAAGTGAGGTGATTGGACCTGGGTTCTTTAGGTTTAAGGCAGAAATAG ATTTCAATGGCGTGGTGGTGGTGCAAAATTATCTGAAAAGGACAGGACGTGAAACATGGGCCAGACAG TTTCGGGACGCTGCAAAGGAGGAGGACGATTCTGCACTGCTGCGGATGATGTCAAACTATG GTGAGGAAGTGGTTACAGCTCTGGGTAGTGAAGTTGACAGGCTAGAAAAGGAGATCCAGGAGCTTGTTCCTGGCATTCGGCATGTAGATATTGAGGCCCACAATCCGACAGGACCATCTCCATGA
- the LOC117922281 gene encoding metal tolerance protein C4-like isoform X3 translates to MQRSINKKIGSCLLRFTPNPSPALLTRHHYSHFPLSRLLTLSQFLHSSPSFNHSLQQPSSYCKFPENGALFFAPRPILRNFLCSCGTSLDSNRHYINRNFFTRAKEVKNIEINDQHSQRAVRTALWCNFLVFSLKFGVWLTTSSHVMLAEVVHSAADFANQALLAYGLSSSRRAPDAIHPYGYSKERFVWSLISAVGIFCLGSGATIVHGVQNLWTSHPPANIQYAALVIGGSFLIEGASLVVAIHAVKKGAAAEGMKVRDYVWRGHDPTSVAVMTEDGAAVTGLIIAGASLVAVNTTGNPIYDPIGSIVVGNLLGMVAIFLIQRNRHALIGRAIDAHDMEKVLNLLKNDPVVDALYDCKSEVIGPGFFRFKAEIDFNGVVVVQNYLKRTGRETWARQSVNLVLSAVFSCMGECCQFFTNTSVSLKRVVRKLRLHGITRIFGTLQRRRTILHCCG, encoded by the exons ATGCAGAGAAGTATCAACAAGAAGATAGGCTCTTGCCTTCTTCGATTCACGCCTAACCCATCTCCAGCTCTCCTCACGCGCCACCACTACTCCCATTTCCCCCTCTCTCGCCTCCTCACTCTCTCCCAATTCCTACATTCCTCTCCATCCTTCAACCACAGCCTTCAACAACCCAGCTCTTACTGTAAATTCCCAGAAAATGGAGCCCTTTTTTTCGCTCCAAGGCCCATATTGCGGAATTTTCTGTGCAGTTGTGGAACCTCCTTAGATTCTAATCGCCACTATATCAATCGTa ATTTTTTTACTAGAGCCAAGGAAGTTAAGAACATTGAAATCAATGATCAGCACAG CCAACGAGCAGTCAGAACTGCATTATGGTGTAACTTCCTCGTCTTTTCTCTCAAGTTTGGGGTCTGGTTAACAACCTCTAGCCATGTTATGTTGGCTGAAGTTGTGCACTCAGCCGCAGATTTTGCAAATCAG GCTCTTCTTGCATATGGTCTGAGTAGCTCAAGGCGTGCTCCAGATGCTATCCACCC TTATGGCTATTCAAAGGAAAGATTCGTTTGGTCTCTGATTTCTGCTGTTGGTATATTTTGTCTTGGTTCTGGTGCTACAATTGTTCACGGAGTACAAAATTTGTGGACTTCACAT CCTCCTGCAAATATTCAGTATGCGGCTTTGGTTATTGGTGGTTCATTCCTCATTGAAG GTGCTTCTCTTGTAGTAGCCATACATGCTGTCAAGAAAGGGGCAGCTGCAGAGGGAATGAAGGTGAGAGATTATGTTTGGCGTGGTCATGATCCTACATCTGTTGCAGTCATGACAGAG gATGGTGCTGCAGTTACTGGTCTTATTATTGCAGGAGCATCACTAGTTGCTGTAAATACGACTGGAAATCCAATTTATGATCCAATAGGTTCAATTGTGGTTGGTAATTTACTTGGAATG GTAGCTATATTTCTCATCCAGAGGAATCGGCATGCATTGATTGGTAGAGCAATTGATGCTCATGATATGGAAAAGGTTCTTAATTTGTTGAAAAATGATCCG gtAGTTGATGCTCTATATGATTGTAAAAGTGAGGTGATTGGACCTGGGTTCTTTAGGTTTAAGGCAGAAATAG ATTTCAATGGCGTGGTGGTGGTGCAAAATTATCTGAAAAGGACAGGACGTGAAACATGGGCCAGACAG TCAGTGAATTTGGTACTGTCAGCCGTTTTTTCTTGCATGGGTGAATGCTGTCAGTTTTTTACAAATACAAGTGTTTCCTTGAAAAGGGTGGTCAGGAAACTGAGGTTACATGGCATCACACGCAT TTTCGGGACGCTGCAAAGGAGGAGGACGATTCTGCACTGCTGCGGATGA
- the LOC117921924 gene encoding uncharacterized protein LOC117921924: MGREPNPPNETLKRSQAPSKKIPEKDRNQAVEKQRSRSSSSSSSSRNMSIFQVFDMREKVIKREGAGAVCPCCGGPVVATHLDCNLHVCCVPVSRKTKTKYFCAICSRSLIVTR; the protein is encoded by the coding sequence ATGGGAAGGGAGCCAAACCCACCAAATGAAACCCTGAAACGATCCCAAGCACCATCCAAGAAAATCCCAGAAAAAGACAGAAACCAAGCGGTGGAAAAACAAAGAAGCagaagcagcagcagcagcagcagcagcagaaaCATGAGTATATTCCAAGTGTTTGATATGAGAGAAAAGGTGATCAAGAGAGAAGGAGCTGGGGCTGTGTGCCCTTGCTGTGGAGGCCCTGTTGTTGCAACGCATCTTGACTGCAATTTACATGTGTGTTGTGTCCCTGTCTCCCGCAAAACCAAGACCAAGTACTTCTGCGCCATCTGCTCCCGTTCCCTGATCGTCACCCGCTGA